The Flavobacterium sp. 140616W15 sequence CCGTTTTTTTGATAAAAAAATTCAAAGTAAAAACTATTCAAGGAGAAGAAATCAAAATTGAACCTAAAACATTTAGTAAAGGTCAGATCTATGGTGGATTATTATTTGGATTTGGTTGGGCTATTACAGGAGCTTGCCCTGGTCCCCTATTTGCACAAATAGGAACTGGAGTTACTGTAGTTGCAGTAACATTAGTAAGTGCGATATTCGGAACTTGGGTTTATGGTTATTTTAAAGATAACTTGCCTCATTAAAAGTAACAAATACTATTTCTCTACAATTACTATAAACCCGACAGATTTTAAAACCTGTCGGGTTTCTTTTTATATTCTTTCTTAAAATCTTTGACAAAGCTTAATCTATGAGTTAAAGAACTTTGATAAAACTCAGGTTTAAAGTTAGTCTGCCCATTTTGTCATTTCGAAGAATGAGAAATCTCCACGAGTAGCTCGACAATTTAAGAAAAAAAACTATGTGTCAGTTTCTTTCGGAGATTTCTCATTCTTCGAAATGACAATGATTTTAGTGATTTAATGTAATCCTTTGCGCTTTTTGCGGTAAATTCTTTTGCCAAACTCCAAAGATTCACACAACCTGAACCTACAATTAAACTTCAATTAATCAATAGCTTAAGCACAAATTATAAATTAAATTTTCTTAATTTTAACCTTAATTTCCAACCACAGAAAACTTCCTTAAATAATATTAACGAAAATTTAACGATACATTTGTATATACAAATATAAAACATGCCTACATTTGTATATACAAATTATACACTGACGACTATGACAATTGAAGATGTAATAAAAAGTACCGTTAAGATGGATAATCCAAAAAGAGTTATTCTGAATATCATGTACACACAAAATGTACTTCAAGACAAATTTAATGAGGTATTAAAACCTTATGATTTATCAGGAGAACAATATAATGTGTTGCGTATATTAAGAGGCCAAAAGGGGAATCCAGCTAATATGTGTGTCATACAAGATCGTATGCTTGCAAAAACAAGTAATACAACTCGATTGGTTGATAAATTATTGCTGAAGGATTTTGTTACCAGAAATGTATGTCCAAATAACAGAAGAAAAATAGAAGTATCAATTACAGAAAAAGGATTAGGCGTTTTAACTGAATTGGACCCAAAAGTAATTGAGCATGAAAATGTTTTTTCTGAAAATTTGACTACAGAAGAATTAGAATTATTAAATGACTTATTAGAAAAATTTAGAAATCAAAAAAATTAATACAAACAAATAAAATGAATACTTTCCTAGAAAATCAAAATTGGAGATACGCAACCAAAAAATTTGATGCGACCAAAAAAATATCTGCTGAAGATCTAAATACATTAAAAGAAGCAATACGCTTAAGTTCATCTTCATACGGATTACAACCTTATAAAGTGATTTTTGTTGAATCACCAGAATTAAGAGCAAAATTACAACCAGTAGCCTGGGGACAATCTCAAATTGTAGAAGCTTCTCATTTGGTAGTTTTTGCAAATGACACTAATATTGGTGATACAGCGATTGATGGCTTTATCAAAAATATTAGCGAAACAAGAGGAATTCCAGCTGAATCATTATCTGGATATAGCGATTTTATGAAATCTAAAATCACAACTCTTTCTCCAGATGCAAAAAACATTTGGACATCTAAACAAACTTATTTAGCATTAGGAAATTTACTAAACGCTGCTGCAGAATTAAAAATTGACGTTACGCCAATGGAAGGTTTTGATCCAGCTGCATTTAATGAAATCCTTGGTCTAGATGCCTTACATTTAAATGCTGCAGTAATTGCTACTGTAGGATACAGACATGATGACGATGCAACTCAACATCATAAAAAAGTAAGAAAATCTCAAGAAGAATTATTTATCACACTATAATTATTAATCCAAATTTATTAAAATCAAACAAAATGAAAAATTTAAAAACAATTGCTTTAGCCCTAGTGGTAGCTTTATCATCAGTTTCAATCAACGCTCAAACTAAAAAAGTTGACGTTAAATCAAGTACGGTTAAATGGGTAGGTAAAAAAGTAACTGGAGAACACTCTGGAACTGTAAACCTAAAAGATGGTGC is a genomic window containing:
- a CDS encoding DUF6691 family protein → MKISNLKYMLVGIVFGIVFVKAEIISWYRIQEMFRLQSFFMYGVIGSAVAVGMLSVFLIKKFKVKTIQGEEIKIEPKTFSKGQIYGGLLFGFGWAITGACPGPLFAQIGTGVTVVAVTLVSAIFGTWVYGYFKDNLPH
- a CDS encoding MarR family winged helix-turn-helix transcriptional regulator, with product MTIEDVIKSTVKMDNPKRVILNIMYTQNVLQDKFNEVLKPYDLSGEQYNVLRILRGQKGNPANMCVIQDRMLAKTSNTTRLVDKLLLKDFVTRNVCPNNRRKIEVSITEKGLGVLTELDPKVIEHENVFSENLTTEELELLNDLLEKFRNQKN
- a CDS encoding NAD(P)H-dependent oxidoreductase; the encoded protein is MNTFLENQNWRYATKKFDATKKISAEDLNTLKEAIRLSSSSYGLQPYKVIFVESPELRAKLQPVAWGQSQIVEASHLVVFANDTNIGDTAIDGFIKNISETRGIPAESLSGYSDFMKSKITTLSPDAKNIWTSKQTYLALGNLLNAAAELKIDVTPMEGFDPAAFNEILGLDALHLNAAVIATVGYRHDDDATQHHKKVRKSQEELFITL